The following coding sequences lie in one Ictalurus furcatus strain D&B chromosome 7, Billie_1.0, whole genome shotgun sequence genomic window:
- the stard3nl gene encoding STARD3 N-terminal-like protein, which translates to MASQCSSMDSRATARGVGSINSTPVSARIDSYEGVEKKCISDLRRTFCLFVTFDLLFITLLWIIELNVNGGIEEQLKKEILQYDYHNSFFDIFILAVFRFAALILAYAVCRLRHWWAIAITTAITSGFLIAKVIISKLLSQGAFGYLLPITSFILVWLETWLLDFKVLPQEAIAENRYLTIQSISDRAPLLLPGPLSDGQFYSPPESVADSEEDLDDKHDLEKPII; encoded by the exons ATGGCCAGTCAGTGCAGCAGCATGGACTCGAGAGCCACAGCAAGGGGTGTGGGGTCCATCAACTCCACCCCTGTATCTGCCCGAATCGATTCCTATGAAGGTGTGGAAAAGAAGTGCATCTCTGACCTCCGAAGGACCTTCTGTCTGTTTGTGACCTTCGACCTTCTCTTCATCACTCTGCTCTGGATCATTGAGTTAAAT GTCAATGGAGGAATAGAGGAACAGCTGAAGAAGGAGATTTTACAATATGACTACCACAACtcattttttgacattttt ATATTGGCTGTGTTCCGATTTGCAGCCTTGATCCTGGCCTATGCAGTATGTAGACTGCGCCACTGGTGGGCCATTGCG atAACAACGGCAATCACCAGTGGTTTCTTAATTGCAAAAGTTATTATATCAAAg CTGCTGTCTCAGGGGGCATTCGGTTACCTGCTACCCATCACCTCATTTATCCTGGTGTGGCTAGAGACGTGGCTCCTAGACTTCAAAGTACTGCCACAGGAAGCCATTGCCGAAAACA GGTATCTAACAATACAGAGTATCTCAGACAGAGCTCCTCTCTTGCTGCCAGGCCCTCTCTCAGACGGACAGTTTTACTCACCACCGGAGTCTGTCGCAG ATTCTGAAGAAGATCTTGATGACAAGCATGACCTTGAGAAACCCATCATCTAG
- the LOC128609568 gene encoding patr class I histocompatibility antigen, A-108 alpha chain-like isoform X3: MSRPQSNGNSVLLCQARGMFPALVRFTWQAEDQHGRKVELRDDEQLEQRDEDQVQITSMLIVEKDKAMNNKFTCSVQHDSSFDDITPRGVFELSHTLYLFSVLYVMLLAKNVVYFCTVSVLLCKRNRASKEMFRSKAKHANKS; this comes from the exons ATGTCCAGGCCTCAATCAAATGGAAACAGTGTGTTGCTGTGCCAGGCAAGAGGCATGTTCCCAGCGCTGGTGAGATTCACGTGGCAAGCAGAAGATCAGCATGGAAGAAAAGTGGAGCTGAGAGATGATGAGCAGCTGGAGCAGAGAGATGAGGATCAAGTCCAAATAACCAGCATGCTCATCGTAGAGAAAGACAAAGCCATGAACAATAAATTCACCTGCTCTGTTCAACATGACAGCAGCTTTGATGACATCACTCCAAGAG gtgtgtttgaGCTCAGCCACACTCTGTACCTGTTCAGTGTGTTGTATGTGATGCTGCTGGCGAAAAATGTGGTGTATTTCTGCACCGTCTCCGTCCTATTGTGCAAGAGAAATAGAGCGAGCAAGGAGATGTTCAGGAGCAAAGCTAAACACGCCAACAAAAGCTAA
- the LOC128609568 gene encoding patr class I histocompatibility antigen, A-108 alpha chain-like isoform X2 produces the protein MPSQFDGVRKYQTYHFNRGVYTLYSHCRSMKSYGLLDIMLCKAGGRFLSQELRLYIAVCVTVLLQWLLLQESIWIWNSAYRHWPQSNGNSVLLCQARGMFPALVRFTWQAEDQHGRKVELRDDEQLEQRDEDQVQITSMLIVEKDKAMNNKFTCSVQHDSSFDDITPRGVFELSHTLYLFSVLYVMLLAKNVVYFCTVSVLLCKRNRASKEMFRSKAKHANKS, from the exons ATGCCCTCACAATTTGATGGAGTGAGAAAATATCAAACctaccattttaacaggggtgtgtatactCTTTATAGCCACTGTAGGTCTATGAAGTCATATGGTCTATTAGACATCATGTTATGCAAAGCTGGAGGAAGGTTTTTGTCTCAAGAACTTAGACTTTACATAGCAG TCTGTGTCACAGTGTTACTTCAATGGCTACTACTACAAGAAAGTATTTGGATCTGGAACTCGGCTTATCGTCACTG GCCTCAATCAAATGGAAACAGTGTGTTGCTGTGCCAGGCAAGAGGCATGTTCCCAGCGCTGGTGAGATTCACGTGGCAAGCAGAAGATCAGCATGGAAGAAAAGTGGAGCTGAGAGATGATGAGCAGCTGGAGCAGAGAGATGAGGATCAAGTCCAAATAACCAGCATGCTCATCGTAGAGAAAGACAAAGCCATGAACAATAAATTCACCTGCTCTGTTCAACATGACAGCAGCTTTGATGACATCACTCCAAGAG gtgtgtttgaGCTCAGCCACACTCTGTACCTGTTCAGTGTGTTGTATGTGATGCTGCTGGCGAAAAATGTGGTGTATTTCTGCACCGTCTCCGTCCTATTGTGCAAGAGAAATAGAGCGAGCAAGGAGATGTTCAGGAGCAAAGCTAAACACGCCAACAAAAGCTAA
- the epdr1 gene encoding mammalian ependymin-related protein 1, with protein sequence MTRMQTSLVHVFVVCVWAVRASSLARPEEPCVAPLQWEGRTVVYDHSTGRNTRAAVSYDAQNQRVRVLEQKTGHTPCKKFFEYIYLFTSGVYFQIEQVTKACAKLNLTDAWDPYDIPMNSTYEDQYFIGGPGDMIEVQEWSDRKQARKDETWVGVYTLKDCYPVHETYTKNSSVTTTTRFFDLELGISDPEVFIPPSTCMSALPEHMDSDC encoded by the exons ATGACCAGAATGCAGACTAGTTTAGTGcatgtgtttgtagtgtgtgtgtgggcggtaAGGGCGAGCTCGCTCGCGCGCCCGGAGGAACCGTGTGTCGCCCCGTTACAGTGGGAGGGCCGGACCGTCGTGTATGACCACAGCACCGGGAGAAACACACGCGCCGCTGTGTCGTATGATGCACAAAACCAACGCGTAAGAGTGTTAGAGCAGAAGACAGGACACACACCGTGCAAGAA GTTCTTCGAATACATCTACTTGTTTACGAGTGGCGTGTATTTCCAGATTGAACAAGTCACCAAGGCATGTGCTAAGCTTAATTTGACTGATGCCTGGGACCCGTATGACATCCCAATGAACTCCACATATGAGGATCAGTATTTCATTGGTGGGCCCGGAGATATGATTGAGGTTCAAGAGTGGTCTGATCGAAAGCAAGCTCGCAAAG ATGAGACCTGGGTGGGAGTTTACACCTTGAAAGACTGCTACCCCGTGCATGAGACATACACCAAGAACAGCAGCGTGACCACCACCACTCGCTTCTTTGACCTGGAACTAGGCATCAGTGACCCTGAAGTGTTCATCCCACCCAGCACCTGCATGTCGGCTCTGCCTGAACATATGGACTCTGACTGCTGA
- the LOC128609568 gene encoding patr class I histocompatibility antigen, A-108 alpha chain-like isoform X1: MPSQFDGVRKYQTYHFNRGVYTLYSHCRSMKSYGLLDIMLCKAGGRFLSQELRLYIAEVFDVVCVTVLLQWLLLQESIWIWNSAYRHWPQSNGNSVLLCQARGMFPALVRFTWQAEDQHGRKVELRDDEQLEQRDEDQVQITSMLIVEKDKAMNNKFTCSVQHDSSFDDITPRGVFELSHTLYLFSVLYVMLLAKNVVYFCTVSVLLCKRNRASKEMFRSKAKHANKS, encoded by the exons ATGCCCTCACAATTTGATGGAGTGAGAAAATATCAAACctaccattttaacaggggtgtgtatactCTTTATAGCCACTGTAGGTCTATGAAGTCATATGGTCTATTAGACATCATGTTATGCAAAGCTGGAGGAAGGTTTTTGTCTCAAGAACTTAGACTTTACATAGCAG aagtATTTGATGTAGTCTGTGTCACAGTGTTACTTCAATGGCTACTACTACAAGAAAGTATTTGGATCTGGAACTCGGCTTATCGTCACTG GCCTCAATCAAATGGAAACAGTGTGTTGCTGTGCCAGGCAAGAGGCATGTTCCCAGCGCTGGTGAGATTCACGTGGCAAGCAGAAGATCAGCATGGAAGAAAAGTGGAGCTGAGAGATGATGAGCAGCTGGAGCAGAGAGATGAGGATCAAGTCCAAATAACCAGCATGCTCATCGTAGAGAAAGACAAAGCCATGAACAATAAATTCACCTGCTCTGTTCAACATGACAGCAGCTTTGATGACATCACTCCAAGAG gtgtgtttgaGCTCAGCCACACTCTGTACCTGTTCAGTGTGTTGTATGTGATGCTGCTGGCGAAAAATGTGGTGTATTTCTGCACCGTCTCCGTCCTATTGTGCAAGAGAAATAGAGCGAGCAAGGAGATGTTCAGGAGCAAAGCTAAACACGCCAACAAAAGCTAA